From Vicinamibacteria bacterium, a single genomic window includes:
- a CDS encoding Hsp70 family protein produces the protein MSRVIGIDLGTTNSVVAVLDGGEPTVITNPEGGRTTPSVVGFTKDGERLVGQVAKRQAVTNPENTVFSIKRFMGRKFSEVTEENKMVPYKVVEAPNGDVRISVHGKLYSPPEISAMILQKLKQAAEDYLGEKVTKAVITVPAYFNDSQRQATKDAGKIAGLEVPRIVNEPTAAALAYGLDKKKDETIAVYDFGGGTFDISVLEVGEGVVEVKA, from the coding sequence ATGAGCAGAGTCATCGGTATCGATCTGGGGACCACGAACTCCGTGGTCGCCGTCCTGGACGGCGGCGAGCCCACCGTGATCACGAACCCCGAAGGGGGTCGGACGACTCCCTCCGTGGTCGGATTCACGAAGGACGGGGAGCGCCTGGTCGGCCAGGTCGCGAAGCGCCAAGCGGTCACGAACCCGGAGAACACCGTCTTCTCCATCAAGCGCTTCATGGGCCGGAAGTTCTCCGAGGTGACGGAGGAGAACAAGATGGTCCCCTACAAGGTCGTGGAAGCGCCCAACGGGGACGTGCGGATCTCCGTCCACGGCAAGTTGTACTCCCCCCCCGAGATCTCGGCCATGATCCTCCAGAAGCTCAAGCAAGCCGCCGAGGACTACCTGGGCGAGAAGGTGACGAAGGCCGTGATCACGGTGCCGGCCTACTTCAACGACTCCCAGCGCCAGGCCACCAAGGACGCGGGCAAGATCGCCGGGCTCGAGGTCCCGCGGATTGTGAACGAGCCCACCGCGGCCGCCCTCGCCTACGGCCTGGACAAGAAGAAGGACGAGACGATCGCGGTGTACGACTTCGGGGGCGGCACCTTCGACATCTCCGTGCTGGAGGTGGGCGAGGGGGTGGTGGAGGTTAAGGCC